In Acomys russatus chromosome 26, mAcoRus1.1, whole genome shotgun sequence, a genomic segment contains:
- the Phaf1 gene encoding phagosome assembly factor 1 isoform X1 translates to MLDLEVVPERSLGNEQWEFTLGMPLAQAVAILQKHCRIIKNVQVLYSEQSPLSHDLILNLTQDGIKLLFDAFNQRLKVIEVYDLTKVKLKYCGVHFNSQAIAPTIEQIDQSFGATHPGVYNSAEQLFHLNFRGLSFSFQLDSWTEAPKYEPNFAHGLASLQIPHGATVKRMYIYSGNSLQDTKAPVMPLSCFLGNVYAESIDVLRDGTGPSGLRLRLLAAGCGPGVLADAKMRVFERAVYFGDSCQDVLSMLGSPHKVFYKSEDKMKIHSPSPHKQVPSKCNDYFFNYFTLGVDILFDANTHKVKKFVLHTNYPGHYNFNIYHRCEFKIPLAVKKENEGGQTEVCTTYSKWDSIQELLGHPVEKPVVLHRSSSPNNTNPFGSTFCFGLQRMIFEVMQNNHIASVTLYGPPRPGAHLRTAELP, encoded by the exons ATGCTGGACCTGGAGGTGGTGCCTGAACGCTCTCTGGGGAACGAGCAATGGGAATTCACTTTGG GGATGCCTCTGGCTCAGGCAGTAGCCATTCTTCAGAAGCACTGTCGCATCATCAAAAACGTCCAGGTTCTCTACAGTGAGCAG tctCCTCTAAGCCATGACCTCATCCTTAACCTGACTCAGGACGGGATCAAACTACTGTTTGATGCTTTCAATCAGAGACTTAAG gtgattGAAGTTTATGACTTGACAAAAGTAAAGTTAAAATATTG TGGAGTGCATTTTAACTCTCAGGCCATCGCTCCTACCATTGAGCAAATTGACCAGTCTTTTGGCGCAACCCATCCTGGAG tgTACAACTCTGCCGAGCAGCTCTTCCACCTCAACTTCAGAGGattgtctttctcttttcagttaGACTCATGGACCGAGGCTCCCAAGTATGAG CCCAATTTTGCCCATGGTCTAGCTTCTCTTCAGATTCCCCATGGAGCAACTGTAAAGCGAATGTACATCTACAGCGGGAACAGCCTTCAGGATACCAA GGCTCCTGTGATGCCCCTAAGCTGTTTCCTGGGGAATGTATATGCTGAAAGTATAGATGTTCTTCGAGATGGAACTGGACCCTCAGGATTGCGACTTCGCTTGCTCGCTGCAG GTTGTGGACCCGGAGTATTAGCAGATGCCAAAATGCGAGTCTTTGAGCGCGCAGTGTATTTTGGTGATTCTTGCCAAGATGTTCTTAGCATGCTTGGCTCTCCACACAAGGTCTTCTATAAATCTGAAGACAAG ATGAAAATCCACTCCCCTTCCCCTCATAAACAAGTTCCATCCAAGTGCAACGACTACTTTTTTAACTATTTCACTCTTGGAGTG GACATCCTCTTTGATGCAAATACACACAAAGTGAAGAAGTTTGTCCTGCACACCAACTACCCTGGGCACTACAACTTTAATAT TTAtcaccgctgtgagttcaagatcccACTAGCCGTAAAGAAAG AAAACGAAGGTGGCCAGACTGAAGTGTGCACGACCTACAGCAAG TGGGACAGCATCCAGGAGCTTCTGGGCCATCCTGTGGAGAAGCCTGTTGTCTTGCACAG GTCCTCATCCCCAAACAACACCAACCCATTTGGCTCCACGTTCTGCTTTGGTCTTCAGCGGATGATCTTTGAG GTCATGCAGAACAACCATATTGCCTCAGTGACCCTGTATGGCCCCCCTAGGCCTGGTGCCCACCTGAGAACAGCAGAGCTGCCCTAA
- the Phaf1 gene encoding phagosome assembly factor 1 isoform X2, translating to MPLAQAVAILQKHCRIIKNVQVLYSEQSPLSHDLILNLTQDGIKLLFDAFNQRLKVIEVYDLTKVKLKYCGVHFNSQAIAPTIEQIDQSFGATHPGVYNSAEQLFHLNFRGLSFSFQLDSWTEAPKYEPNFAHGLASLQIPHGATVKRMYIYSGNSLQDTKAPVMPLSCFLGNVYAESIDVLRDGTGPSGLRLRLLAAGCGPGVLADAKMRVFERAVYFGDSCQDVLSMLGSPHKVFYKSEDKMKIHSPSPHKQVPSKCNDYFFNYFTLGVDILFDANTHKVKKFVLHTNYPGHYNFNIYHRCEFKIPLAVKKENEGGQTEVCTTYSKWDSIQELLGHPVEKPVVLHRSSSPNNTNPFGSTFCFGLQRMIFEVMQNNHIASVTLYGPPRPGAHLRTAELP from the exons ATGCCTCTGGCTCAGGCAGTAGCCATTCTTCAGAAGCACTGTCGCATCATCAAAAACGTCCAGGTTCTCTACAGTGAGCAG tctCCTCTAAGCCATGACCTCATCCTTAACCTGACTCAGGACGGGATCAAACTACTGTTTGATGCTTTCAATCAGAGACTTAAG gtgattGAAGTTTATGACTTGACAAAAGTAAAGTTAAAATATTG TGGAGTGCATTTTAACTCTCAGGCCATCGCTCCTACCATTGAGCAAATTGACCAGTCTTTTGGCGCAACCCATCCTGGAG tgTACAACTCTGCCGAGCAGCTCTTCCACCTCAACTTCAGAGGattgtctttctcttttcagttaGACTCATGGACCGAGGCTCCCAAGTATGAG CCCAATTTTGCCCATGGTCTAGCTTCTCTTCAGATTCCCCATGGAGCAACTGTAAAGCGAATGTACATCTACAGCGGGAACAGCCTTCAGGATACCAA GGCTCCTGTGATGCCCCTAAGCTGTTTCCTGGGGAATGTATATGCTGAAAGTATAGATGTTCTTCGAGATGGAACTGGACCCTCAGGATTGCGACTTCGCTTGCTCGCTGCAG GTTGTGGACCCGGAGTATTAGCAGATGCCAAAATGCGAGTCTTTGAGCGCGCAGTGTATTTTGGTGATTCTTGCCAAGATGTTCTTAGCATGCTTGGCTCTCCACACAAGGTCTTCTATAAATCTGAAGACAAG ATGAAAATCCACTCCCCTTCCCCTCATAAACAAGTTCCATCCAAGTGCAACGACTACTTTTTTAACTATTTCACTCTTGGAGTG GACATCCTCTTTGATGCAAATACACACAAAGTGAAGAAGTTTGTCCTGCACACCAACTACCCTGGGCACTACAACTTTAATAT TTAtcaccgctgtgagttcaagatcccACTAGCCGTAAAGAAAG AAAACGAAGGTGGCCAGACTGAAGTGTGCACGACCTACAGCAAG TGGGACAGCATCCAGGAGCTTCTGGGCCATCCTGTGGAGAAGCCTGTTGTCTTGCACAG GTCCTCATCCCCAAACAACACCAACCCATTTGGCTCCACGTTCTGCTTTGGTCTTCAGCGGATGATCTTTGAG GTCATGCAGAACAACCATATTGCCTCAGTGACCCTGTATGGCCCCCCTAGGCCTGGTGCCCACCTGAGAACAGCAGAGCTGCCCTAA
- the B3gnt9 gene encoding UDP-GlcNAc:betaGal beta-1,3-N-acetylglucosaminyltransferase 9, which translates to MRRRPRLGRDAWLTLLLSAALGLLLYAQRDGAAPTTRAPPARGRQPPPGLRTPRGRQLPITARAPPPAYEDDTPAPPTPTGPFDFARYLRAKDQRRFPLLINQPRKCRSAPAPGGSPDLLIAVKSVAADFERREAVRQTWGAEGRVQGALVRRVFLLGVPRGAGSSGAGTGTHWRALLEAESRAYADILLWAFEDTFFNLTLKEIHFLAWASAFCPDVRFVFKGDADVFVHVRNLLQFLEPRDPARDLLAGDVIVQARPIRARASKYFIPEAVYGLPEYPAYAGGGGFVLSGATLRRLAEACSQVELFPIDDVFLGMCLQRLRLTPEPHPAFRTFGISQPSAAPHLRTFDPCFYRELVVVHGLSAADIWLMWRLLHGPQDPVCAHPQPVATGPFQWNS; encoded by the coding sequence ATGAGGAGGAGGCCGCGCCTTGGCCGGGACGCGTGGCTCACGCTGCTGCTGAGCGCCGCCCTCGGCCTCCTGCTTTACGCGCAGCGCGACGGGGCAGCCCCCACGACCAGAGCACCACCAGCGCGAGGACGACAGCCCCCACCTGGCCTCCGAACACCCCGAGGACGACAGCTCCCCATCACTGCCCGCGCGCCCCCGCCGGCCTACGAGGACGACACCCCGGCGCCGCCCACACCTACGGGCCCCTTTGATTTTGCCAGGTACCTGCGCGCCAAGGACCAACGGCGCTTCCCGCTGCTCATTAACCAGCCGCGCAAATGCCGCAGCGCCCCTGCACCTGGCGGCTCGCCCGACCTGCTCATTGCTGTCAAGTCTGTGGCTGCCGACTTCGAAAGGCGGGAAGCCGTACGCCAGACTTGGGGCGCCGAGGGTCGCGTGCAGGGGGCACTGGTGCGCCGAGTGTTCTTGCTGGGTGTGCCCAGGGGCGCTGGCTCCAGCGGGGCCGGCACGGGGACGCACTGGCGCGCCCTGCTGGAGGCTGAGAGCCGAGCTTACGCAGACATCCTGCTCTGGGCTTTCGAAGACACCTTTTTCAATCTAACGCTCAAGGAGATTCACTTTCTAGCCTGGGCCTCAGCATTCTGTCCAGACGTACGCTTCGTTTTTAAGGGCGATGCGGACGTGTTCGTGCACGTGAGGAACCTCCTGCAGTTCCTGGAGCCGCGGGATCCAGCGCGGGACCTTCTTGCGGGTGATGTGATTGTTCAGGCAAGGCCAATCCGGGCGAGAGCCAGCAAGTACTTCATCCCCGAAGCTGTGTATGGGCTGCCAGAGTACCCAGCCTACGCAGGAGGTGGTGGCTTTGTTCTTTCTGGAGCCACGCTCCGACGCCTAGCAGAGGCCTGCTCACAAGTTGAGCTCTTTCCCATAGACGACGTCTTTCTGGGCATGTGTTTGCAGCGCTTGAGGCTCACACCTGAGCCTCATCCAGCGTTTCGCACCTTTGGCATCTCCCAGCCTTCAGCTGCACCGCATCTTCGCACCTTCGACCCCTGTTTCTACCGAGAACTGGTGGTAGTGCATGGGCTGTCAGCTGCTGACATCTGGCTTATGTGGCGCCTGCTGCATGGGCCTCAGGATCCAGTCTGTGCACACCCACAGCCTGTAGCAACAGGTCCCTTCCAATGGAACTCTTAG
- the Tradd gene encoding tumor necrosis factor receptor type 1-associated DEATH domain protein isoform X3, which produces MAAGQNGHEEWVGSAYLFLESSMDKVVLSEAYTDPKKKVAIYKALQTALSESADSPDVLQILKIHCSDPQLVVQLRFCGRLLCGRFLQAYREGALRTALQRCMASALAQEAVRLQLELRAGAEQLDTWLTDEDRCLNYILAQKPDRLRDEELAELEDKLCKLTCDCTGQDGSIQVAPDASKSRVRSPTEEKSLPAACQTFLFHGQPVENRPLNLQDQQTFARSVGLKWRRVGRSLQRNCRALRDPALDSLAYEYERDGLYEQAFQLLRRFMQAEGRRATLQRLVEALEENELTSIAEDLVGQAEPGGGLA; this is translated from the exons ATGGCAGCTGGGCAAAATGGGCATGAGGAGTGGGTGGGCAGCGCCTACCTGTTTTTGGAGTCTTCGATGGACAAGGTGGTCCTTTCTGAAGCCTACACAGATCCCAAGAAGAAGGTGGCAATATACAAGGCTCTGCAGACTGCACTGTCAG AGAGTGCGGACAGCCCCGACGTACTGCAGATACTCAAGATCCACTGCAGCGACCCACAGCTTGTTGTGCAATTGCGTTTCTGCGGGCGCCTGCTGTGCGGCCGCTTCCTCCAAGCGTACCGCGAGGGGGCGCTGCGTACCGCACTGCAGAGGTGCATGGCCTCGGCGCTGGCCCAGGAAGCCGTGCGGCTGCAGCTGGAGTTGCGTGCTGGCGCGGAGCAGCTGGACACTTGGCTGACCGATGAAGATCGCTGTTTGAATTACATCTTAGCCCAGAAG CCCGATCGGCTCCGGGACGAGGAACTCGCGGAGCTGGAGGATAAGCTCTGCAAACTGACGTGTGACTGCACAGGCCAGGATGGATCCATACAGGTGGCTCCAGATGCTTCGAAGTCCCGGGTCCGCTCTCCTACTGAGGAGAAGTCACTGCCGGCGGCCTGCCAGACTTTCCTGTTTCATGGTCAGCCCGTAG AGAACCGGCCACTGAATCTGCAAGACCAGCAGACGTTCGCGCGCTCTGTGGGCCTCAAGTGGCGCAGGGTGGGGCGCTCGCTGCAGCGCAACTGTCGAGCACTGAGGGATCCTGCCCTCGACTCGCTGGCCTACGAGTATGAGCGCGATGGGCTGTACGAGCAGGCCTTCCAGCTGCTGCGCCGCTTCATGCAAGCGGAGGGCCGCCGTGCCACGCTGCAGCGCTTGGTGGAGGCACTGGAGGAGAATGAGCTCACAAGTATAGCAGAGGATTTGGTGGGCCAGGCGGAGCCGGGTGGCGGCCTGGCCTAG